Proteins encoded by one window of Metamycoplasma subdolum:
- a CDS encoding DegV family protein — protein sequence MKVKIIVDSSTSLTQEQANSLGWGFIPILVQVNEKTYEVGVDFNLEFHKKVWDNNRREKLKTSASLPGRVQEEVNKYINDFDKIVIYPLSRELSSQCHMIKMMYADNDKVFVVESRKVSYLMTLDLFRFENLMNERVKFEEACKVFDEPTDKVLLIPEFNDALVAGGRLTKAAAAVAKLFKIVPVIKLENGFLDKESLSRVFPKTIVKKAKELFENSKHKNDPNYEFVLVDALNNNVETYIKQIKEILPIDKIRYIKMGSDITIHTGIGAISLSYIKVEESIRDRMDKFSKIV from the coding sequence ATGAAAGTAAAAATTATTGTTGATTCTTCAACTTCGCTTACTCAAGAACAAGCCAATAGTTTAGGTTGAGGATTTATCCCAATACTTGTTCAAGTTAATGAAAAAACTTATGAAGTAGGAGTTGATTTTAATCTTGAATTTCATAAAAAAGTTTGAGATAACAATAGACGTGAAAAATTAAAAACTTCTGCAAGTTTGCCAGGAAGAGTTCAAGAAGAAGTAAACAAATATATAAATGATTTTGACAAAATTGTAATTTATCCATTAAGTCGTGAACTTTCAAGCCAATGTCATATGATCAAAATGATGTATGCTGATAATGACAAAGTATTTGTTGTAGAAAGTCGTAAAGTTTCATATTTAATGACATTAGATTTATTTAGATTTGAAAACTTAATGAACGAAAGAGTTAAATTCGAAGAGGCTTGCAAAGTATTTGATGAACCTACTGATAAAGTACTTTTAATACCTGAATTTAACGATGCACTTGTTGCTGGCGGAAGACTTACAAAAGCAGCCGCTGCTGTTGCAAAACTTTTCAAAATTGTACCTGTAATAAAGTTAGAAAATGGATTTTTAGATAAAGAGTCTCTTTCAAGAGTTTTTCCAAAAACAATTGTCAAAAAAGCGAAAGAACTTTTTGAAAATTCAAAACACAAAAATGATCCTAATTATGAATTTGTTTTAGTAGATGCATTAAACAACAATGTTGAAACTTATATTAAACAAATTAAAGAAATATTACCAATTGATAAAATTAGATATATCAAAATGGGTTCAGATATAACTATTCATACCGGAATAGGAGCAATCTCTTTATCTTATATAAAAGTTGAAGAATCTATTAGAGATAGAATGGACAAATTTTCAAAAATTGTTTAA